The following coding sequences lie in one Arachis ipaensis cultivar K30076 chromosome B03, Araip1.1, whole genome shotgun sequence genomic window:
- the LOC107632548 gene encoding uncharacterized protein LOC107632548 has translation MAKRNSNESYQRVQEAKARSRARTGGARAVISPPPPPPPPRNLGSPSEPIVISSSASSQPPPSPRPSPEPERKKRKALEPGSSLEGEVKVDAPAFIRKYIYPHTRIGMDDVSVQNHLTTLAKESIRAAGVCAKFLDIFEKTPLSSLGSTSKVEELEGRLLMYQEHERELKKEVTKLREERDSLREKESKLQAQCNMEVGLRKTAQESYQRLFEDLVVVKKDLLNARTAYAELEDSIAEGSEEAWRIFKE, from the coding sequence ATGGCGAAGAGGAATTCGAATGAGTCTTACCAGAGGGTCCAGGAAGCTAAAGCGAGGTCTAGGGCCAGGACTGGTGGTGCCAGGGCGgttatctctcctcctcctcctcctcctcctccccgAAATTTGGGGTCTCCTTCTGAAcccattgtgatttcttcttcagcttcttCTCAGCCGCCCCCTTCTCCCCGACCTTCTCCTGAGCCAGAAAGGAAGAAGCGCAAGGCTTTGGAGCCTGGCTCTTCTTTGGAGGGTGAGGTTAAAGTAGATGCCCCTGCATTCATCCGGAAATACATCTACCCCCATACCcgtataggtatggatgatgtttctgtccAGAACCATCTTACCACTCTGGCTAAGGAGAGTATCAGGGCGGCGGGGGTCTGTGCCAAGTTCttagatatttttgagaagacCCCTCTTAGCTCTTTGGGTTCAACCTCAAAGGTTGAAGAGCTAGAGGGAAGGCTTCTCATGTATCAGGAGCATGAAAGGGAGTTGAAGAAGGAAGTCACCAAATTGAGGGAGGAGAGAGATAGCCTTCGGGAAAAGGAGAGCAAGCTGCAGGCCCAGTGTAATATGGAGGTGGGCCTGAGGAAGACAGCGCAGGAGAGTTACCAGAGGTTGTTTGAGGACCTTGTGGTCGTTAAAAAAGATTTGCTGAATGCTCGGACTGCCTacgccgagttggaggactctattgctgagGGATCCGAGGAGGCCTGGAGGATTTTTAAGGAGTAA